The DNA sequence ACATGAAGATGGAAAATCGTTGTAAGCCGAGCAGGGCGGGGATTTGGCCGGTCGTTGCTCGGCTTTTTTCTTGATGAGCCGCCCGCTCCTCACGGAAGCTGTGCCTTGATTTCTTCAATTTGCGCGAGGTGGCGCTGTTCATGGTAGCCGACAAATTCCACCCATTGCTTCAAATTCAGTGGCCCAAAAATGGGATGCGGGAACGATTTGGCTTCCAAGTCAGCCGGATTGGCTTGCTCTGTGATTTGGCGCAACCGTTGCCGCGATTGATGCAATTTTTCTTCCAGTTCGTGTCGAGTGAAAAAGCGGTTGTCCGGGCGGGCGAAATCAGGCGCCTCCACTTTTTTGGAACGGTCAACGGTCAAGTGGATCGGTTTTTCCTCAACCGGCTGACTCTCGCCATGCTTTAATGTATGGGCGATCATGGCTGCGATCGATGTTTCGATTAAGTACGGGTGTTCGAGCACTTGGGCGATGGTCCAGCGGCGATGGCCGCGATTTCGGTTAATCGTTCTTGATACGCGGGCAGCTTGGCGCATGCTTCCGCTGAATAGTATGGCAGCCCGACTTCGCCGATGGCGGCGAGCAGCGGCCGCTCTTGCTTGACAAGTTCTGTCCATTCGTTCCAATCGGCTTCGCTTGGCAGCGGTTGCTCGGGATGAAAACCGATGGCGGCGTAGACGAAGGAAGGGAATCGCTGTTTCAACTCGAGCGTTCGGTGGCTTGAGCGCAAATCGGTGGATACGGCGACGACGCCGATGATGCCCGCTTCTTGCCAACGGTTGATTTGTTCCTCGATGTCCGTGTACTGGTCGAGATGAATATGAGCGTCGATCATCCACAGCGACCTCCCCTGTCCTTTTGGCCGTACGATCGCCAACTGCAGCTTATCCCCATTCCTTATCAATCTGGTACTTGCGGATGCGGTATTGCAAGTTTTGTCGGCTCAAACCAAGCGCTTTGGCCGTTTTGGTGATGTTGAAGCCGTGATGCTGCAGCGCCTTGCGGATGTAGTAAATTTCGACTTCTTCCATGTATTTGTCAAGCGGCAACATATCTTCCGTATCGAACAAAAAGTCCGTTTTCGCTTCGTCGGGCGCCAGCTTGGCTCGAAAAGGGGCAGGCAGATGGGCGAGGGTGATGGTTTGTTCTTGTTCCATCGTCGCCATCGTTTCCAACATGACGGCCTCAAGCTCGCGCACGTTGCCGGGCCAGCTGTAAGCAAGAAACGCCTCTTGCACGTCATCGCCGAGTCCTTCGACATGTAGGCCATAGCGCTCGTTGCCTTGACGGATGAAATGGATAGCGAGCGGCAAAATGTCCTCTTTCCGTTCGCGCAACGGCGGCAGGACGATGCAGTGGACGGCAATTTGGTAGTAAAGCGATTTGATCAATTCTCCGTTTTGGACCGCGTCAATCGGGTCGCCGCTTGTCGAGGCGATGAGGCGAACGTCCGCACGAACCGGTTCTTGGCCATGGGCGCGGACAAATTGTTTTTCTTGCAGGAAACGGGCAAGTTTTTGTTGAAGCGGCAGGCTTAACGAGTCGATATCGTCAAGCAGCACAGTGCCGCCGTCCGCTTGTTCAAACAAACCGGGCTGGATCTCGCCGTCTTCTTCGCTGCCAAACAGCATCGTTTCCATCCAATCGTCCGGAAGCGACAAACACGTTTGCGCAAAAAACGGCTTCGCTCGCCGTTCGCTTTCATAGTGAATGCAGGAAGCGAGCAAGTCTTTTCCTGTCCCTTTCTCCCCAATGAGCAGCACGGACGCTTCGGAGCGGGCGGCATGACGAGCAAGGCGGATGGCCTTTTGCATGGCTTCGCTTTGGCCGATGATGTCCGCAAACGTGCGGCCGGCTTCCTTGCGTTGGTGGTGTTCTTGGATCAGTTTGCGGAACTTCGTGATGTCTTTGGCGATTTCCACGGCGCCGATGATGCGCCCGTCTTTTTGCAGCGGGTGTGTTTGATTGACCGTTGTCACGGCTTGCCCTTTGTTATTGAAATAGGTTTGCTGCTTGTTCAGAATGCTTTCACCGGTGCGCAGCGCTTCAAGCAATGTGCTCGGCTGCTCCGGGTTGAAGCGGAAGACGTCCAAAATGTTTTTATCGAGCACGTCCTCGATGTTCATACCCTCGATGTCCCGCATTTTCCGGTTGTAAATGACGGTTTTCCCATGTTGATCGACGGCATGGACGCCAAGGTCGATCATTTCGAGAATTTGCTCATACATTGATAAAAGCGTTTCCATATCCCGGTTCACGATCAGCACCTCTCTTTTTTGTATTATAGCATAAGGTGGACGGGAGACAGGAAGGGAAAGAAAGATGTGAAAAATTTTTTTGCTAAATATATTGAAAATAGACAAAAATAGTTCCATAATAAAGTTATAGTTTATTATAAATTGACAAATAGATTTGCAGTAAGGGAGGTTCTGTTCCCTTTCTCGGAATGTAAGCGGTTGCGAAATCGATCATAGAGAGGGGAGAGTTTTCGGGTGCAACCCGTGCAAGAACTGAAACGAGAGCTAAAAAGCAGGCATTGATTTATGATCGCGCTAGGTGGGGTGATCGGCACCGGTTTGTTTTTAGGATCGGGTTATACGATTCATGAGGCGGGGCCAGGCGGGGCCGTCGTTGCGTATACAGCCCGATCCGTTTTTCCCGAATTTTACTGATCATGGCGGATTGTTTCCAAACGGGTTTTGGGCCATCTTTACGACGATGATCCTCGTGAACTTTTCGTTCCAGGGGACGGAATTGGTCGGCGTGGCGGCAGGGGAAAGCCGCGAGCCGGAAAAAACGGTGCCGGTTGCGTTGCGCAACACCGTATGGCGCATTTTGATCTTCTTTATTTTGGCCATTTTTGTGCTGGCTGGTTAGTTTCCGTGGGAGAAAGCCGGCGTTGTGGAAAGCCCGTTTGTTGAGGTGTTTGACAACATTGGCATTCCGTATGCAGCCGATATCATGAATTTTGTCATCATTACCGCGGTGCTGTCGGTGGCCAACTCAGGGTTATACGCGACGTCGCGCGTCCTCTGGTCGATGTCGCGCCAAGGCATGGTCAGTCCGTTTTTCAGCAAGCTATCGAAACGCGGTGTGCCGATCAACGCACTTATTGCCAGCATTGCCATCGGCTGCTTGTCGCTTTTGTGCAGCATTTACGCTGAAGATACAGTGTACGTTTGGCTGACGGCGATCGCGGGATTTGGCGCCGTCACGGTGTGGGCTTCCATCGCGCTGTCCAGCTATTTTGGACGAAAAGCGTTTTTGCGTGAAGGCGGCGATGTGCGCGATCTGAAATACCGGACGCCGTTGTATCCGTTCGTGCCGCTCGCGGCGTTTGTGTTGAATATGGCGACGATCATCGGGCTGGCGTTTATTCCATATAGATGCAACGAAGAAGTTTAACATATCCTTGACGGAAAAGCGGTTTGTCCATTTTCGACTGTCGAAGGCAAGCCATAGGCTTGCCCCGTCACGCCAAGGCGTGACGGAAGACCGAACAACCACCTGCTTCACAGACCCATATATGGGTCTGTGAAGCGGCGTTGTTCGGTCGCCTGACAGTCGATAAAAGCTGCAAATGGTAAATCTTCAAATTGCATCTATACAGATCAACGGATCGCTCTTTACTGCGGCATTCCGTTTTTGCTCGCTTGCTACGTGTACTACCACCTTGTGGCGAAAAAACGGGTTCAGCCCCTAGCCGCAGAAAAAGGGGAGCTCAAGGCGCCAAGTAAAAATCATTGAAAAAAGCCATAATCATTTGCATAATATAACTATGAAACCGTTTTATAACGAAAAATTTTTTTGCCTTTAAAAAGGAGGATGACGAAATGGTGCAGCCGTACAGACACGAACCGCTCACAGATTTTACCGTGGAAGCAAACCGCGAGGCGTTTTTAGCAGCGCTCAAAAAAGTGGAATCGGAGCTTGGGCGCGATTATCCGCTTGTGATCGGCGGCGAGCGGGTGATGACGGAAGACAAAATCACGTCGATCAATCCAGCGAACAAAGCGGAAGTCATCGGCCGGGTGGCGAAAGCGACCAAAGAGCTGGCGGAGCGGGCGATGAAAACCGCTGATGAGGCGTTTCGCACTTGGAGCCGGACGAGCCCGGAAGCGCGGGCCGATATTTTGTTCCGGGCGGCGGCGATCGTGCGCCGGCGCAAGCACGAGTTTTCCGCTTGGCTGGTGAAAGAAGCGGGCAAACCGTGGCGTGAAGCGGACGCCGATACCGCGGAAGCGATCGACTTTATGGAATATTACGGACGGCAAATGCTGAAGCTGAAAGACGGCATTCCGGTTGAGAGCCGTCCGGGGGAAACGAACCGGTTTTTCTACATTCCGCTTGGCGTCGGGGTTGTCATTTCGCCGTGGAACTTCCCGTTTGCCATTATGGCCGGAACGACGGTCGCTTCGCTTGTCACGGGCAATACGGTGCTGTTGAAACCGGCAAGCGCAACGCCGGTCGTGGCGTATAAATTTGTGGAAGTGTTGGAAGAAGCGGGGCTTCCGGCTGGTGTGTTGAACTATATTCCGGGCAGCGGAGCCGAAGTCGGGGATTATCTCGTCGACCATCCGCGCACACGATTTATCAGCTTCACCGGATCGCGGGATGTCGGCATCCGCATTTATGAGCGGGCGGCGAAAGTGCACCCAGGGCAAATTTGGCTGAAACGCGTCATCGCGGAAATGGGCGGCAAAGACGGCATCATTGTCGATAAAGAAGCGGACCTCGAACTGGCGGCGCAATCGATCGTGGCGTCGGCGTTTGGCTACTCTGGGCAAAAATGTTCGGCGTGCTCGCGCGCCATTATCGTCGAAGATGTGTATGACCAAGTGTTGAATCGCGTTGTCGAGCTGACGAAGCAGCTCAACGTCGGCGATCCGGCGGAGCAAGCGACGTTTATGGGACCTGTCATCGACCAAGGGGCGTACAACAAAATTATGGAGTATATCGAAATCGGCAAGCAGGAAGGCCGTCTCATGACCGGCGGGGAAGGAGACGACTCGAAAGGGTTCTTCATCCAGCCGACCGTGTTTGCGGATGTCGACCCGAACGCGCGCATCATGCAGGAGGAAATTTTCGGACCGGTCGTGGCGTTTGCGAAAGCGCGCGACTTTGACCATGCGCTTGAGATTGCGAACAACACCGAATACGGTCTGACAGGAGCCGTCATCTCGCGCAATCGGGCGAATCTTGAAAAAGCGCGGCACGAGTTCCATGTCGGCAACTTGTACTTCAACCGCGGCTGCACAGGGGCGATCGTCGGGTATCATCCGTTTGGCGGCTTCAACATGTCAGGCACTGACTCGAAAGCGGGCGGCCCGGACTATTTGATCCTCCATATGCAAGCGAAAACCGTATCGGAAATGTTTTAAACCAAAAAAGGGCGGCGGCGTCCGCCCTTTTATAGCGAAGAAACGCAGATAAGGAAAGGAGCGGTTGATGATGGCTACGAAGTCCGAACAGCTCATTGAACAGACGGAGCGATACGGAGCACGAAATTATCATCCATTGCCGATTGTCATTTCGGAAGCGGAAGGGGTATGGGTGAAAGACCCGGAAGGCAACCGCTATATGGACATGTTAAGCGCCTATTCGGCCGTCAACCAAGGACATCGTCATCCGAAAATTGTGGAGGCGTTGAAGCGGCAAGCTGACCGCGTCACGCTCACATCGCGCGCCTTCCATAACGACCAGCTCGGCCCATGGTACGAAAAAGTGTGCCGGCTGACGAAAAAAGAGATGGTGCTGCCGATGAACACCGGCGCCGAGGCGGTAGAAACGGCGCTCAAGGCGGCGCGCCGCTGGGCGTATGACGTGAAAGGCGTCCCTGACAATCAGGCGGAAATCATCGTTTGTGAAGGCAATTTCCATGGCCGGACGCTCGCCGCGGTGTCGTTGTCGTCCGAACCGGCTTATAAACGCGGTTTTGGTCCGCTTTTGCCCGGGGTGAAAATCATCCCGTACGGGGATATCGAAGCGCTCAAGGCAGCGATGACACCGAATACGGCGGCGTTTCTTGTCGAACCAATCCAAGGGGAAGCCGGCATCCGCATCCCGCCGCAAGGCTTTTTAAAAGCGGCCTATGACGTGTGCAAAGAACACAACGTGTTGTTCATCGCCGATGAAATCCAAACCGGGCTAGGACGGACGGGGAAGTTGTTTGCTTGCGACTGGGAAAATGTTGTGCCTGATATGTATATTTTAGGGAAAGCATTGGGCGGCGGGGTGTTCCCGATTTCGTGCGTCGTCGCCAACCGCGACATTTTGTCGGTGTTTGAACCGGGCTCGCACGGGTCGACGTTCGGCGGCAATCCGCTCGCTTGCGCGGTGTCGATCGCGGCGCTTGAGGTGATCGAAGAAGAGCGGCTGGCGGAGCGGTCGCTTGAGCTTGGCGAATATTTTTTGGCAAAGTTAAAGCAAATCGAAAACAAGGACATTAAAGAAATCCGCGGCCGCGGCTTGTTTATCGGCGTCGAGCTGCATGGACCGGCGCGTCCGTATTGCGAAACGCTGAAAGAACAAGGGCTGCTTTGCAAGGAGACGCATGAGACGGTCATCCGTTTTGCGCCGCCGCTCATTATTACGAAAGAAGAGCTCGACTGGGCGATTGAGCGGATTGTAAAGGTGCTGTCCCAACCGGCTGCGGTTTAAAAAAGTGGAAAAAAGGTGTCCCGAAAGTACAGCGGGGCGCCTTTTTGTTTTGCGGGGAATGGCGGTTTTCTGTTAAGATAGGGAAAGGATTGCATTGACGCTGCATAAACATCCTACATAAGCGAAGGACGAGTGAATGGAGGAAGAACGCGTGCAGGCTTGGATCACTGATTTTATGGAGCAATTCGGATATATCGGTATTTTTTTGATGATCGCGCTTGAAAATATTTTCCCGCCGATTCCGTCGGAAGTCATTTTGCCGTTTGGCGGGTTCATGACGACGTACACGTCTTTGACGGTGCCAGGCGTCATTGTGGCAGCGACAGCGGGATCGATCGTTGGGGCGATCGTGCTGTATGGGATCGGCCGGCTGTTGTCCGTTGAGCGGCTTGAGCGGATCGTTGACCGCTGGGGCGGATGGCTGCGGGTGAAGCCGGAAGACATTGCCAAGGCGAACCGGACGTTTCATCGCTACGGGGTGTGGGCCGTTTTTTTCGGACGCATGATTCCGCTTGTACGCAGCTTGATTTCCATTCCAGCGGGCATGGCGAAGATGAATATCGGGCTGTTTGTCTGGCTGTCGGTATTGGGGACGCTCATTTGGAATACGATTTTAATCTCCGTCGGCGCGGCGCTCGGCCAGTCGTGGGGAAAAGTATCCGATGTGATTGGCGCGTACGCTGATGTTGTCTATATCATCATCGCGATTGTCATTGTGGTTGCGGTTGTCCGCTTTTGGAAAAGACGCCGGGTTTTATGAACCGGCGTCTTTGTTTGGCGGGTGTCATCGCTCGAACCCGTTCTCATAACGGGCAGCGGATGTCAACGCTTTAACAACAAGTAAATGAAATACGGCGCGCCGATCAAGGAGACGATGACGCCGGCGGGAAGCGGCTCGGCGAGAACGTTGCGCCCGATCGTGTCAGCTGCAAGCAGCAGCCAGCCGCCAATGAGCATGGAGGCCGGAATGACCCGCTCATGGCGTGGGCCAACGATCGACTTGGCGATATGCGGCGCCATTAAGCCGATAAAGGAGATGCTCCCGGTTACAGAGACGGCGGCGGCCGCGACGGCAATAGCTGTTGTCATAAGCACGAGCCGCTCGCGGCGGACGTGGACGCCGACCCCGATCGAAACAGGGTCGCCTAAGTGCAAAATATTGAGATGCTTCGCCCGATATAGCGCCACCAGTGTGCCCGCAGCCAACCACGGCAGCACGGCCCAAATAAACGGCCAATCATCGCCCCAAATGTTGCCGGAAAGCCAGCGGGCGATAAAATCGACTTTTGTCCGGTCGGCGGCGGAAATGAGGACGATCATCAGCCCAGATAGCGCCATCGACATGCCGACGCCGGTTAAGATAAACGGCACCGGCTGCAGCCCGGTTGTTTTCTTGTAGGAGATGGCATAGATGGCAACTGCTGTCAGAATCGCCCCGGTGAAGGCAACGAGCGGCAAGGCGTAAAGAAATGTTCCGGCCTCAATCGGAAAAAACAAAAAGAACAAGGCGACGCCCGCGCCTGCGCCGGCGTTGATCCCAAGCACGCCCGGGTCGGCGAGGTCATTGCGCGTGAGGCCTTGCAATACGGCCCCGGATAAGGCGAGCGCCATGCCGGCCAACAAGGTGATGAAAAGGCGCGGCAGGCGAAGGGAAAACAAAATGAATTCCTCTTCCATCGAACCGTAGCCCAATAGTGTCGGGACGATGCGGTTATATGAGAGCGGCGCATCGCCGGTGCTTAAGGCGACGGCCGCTGTTGCGGCAATGAGCAACGCAAGCACGGCAAAGAGCGAAAAACTTTTTTTTCTCATGAAAAGCCCCTCCCTTGTTTCCGCACGACGAAGAGGAAAAACGGCAAGCCGATGACGGCGATGATGGCGGCCACCGGCGTTTCAAACGGGGCATTGACCGTGCGCGCCGCCGTGTCGGCCAGCACCATGGCGCTGGCGCCGACAGTCGCTGACAGCGGGATGACAAACCGGTAGTCGGCGCCGGCTATTGCCCTCACGAGGTGAGGAACCATTAAGCCGATAAAGGTGATATTGCCGGCGATGGCGACCGACGCTCCTGTTAATAAAAACACAGCGAAAAACAGCCATGTTTTGACGGTCGTTGTTTTTTGCCCAACGCCAACCGCGACGTCTTCACTCAAACTAAGGATCGTCAGCTGCCGTGAATACCATGCGGCAATAGCGAGCCCGGTCGTGATGAGCGGGATGACGACCGACAATTGTTTCCATGAAGCTCCGGCCACCCCGCCTGACGTCCACATCGAGACGTCTTTGGAAATGTGGAAATACAGTCCGATTCCTTCGGCGATGGCGAATAAAAGCGTCGAAACCGCCGAGCCGGCCAAGACGATGCGAAGCGGTGAAAACCCTCCTTTGCGGGCGGCGCCGATGCCAAAGACGGCCCCTGCCCCGGCGGCCGCACCAAGCAAACAGGCGACCGTGATCAAAAGATAATGGGCGGAAGGGAAAAAGGCCATTGTCATGGCCAACGCTGCGTTTGCGCCGGCGGTGAGGCCAAGGAGACCGGGGTCGGCAAGCGGATTGCGCGTCACCCCCTGCATGATCGCTCCGGCGACGGCAAGGCCGGCGCCGACAAAGGCGGCCGCTGTTTCGCGCGGCAGACGGAGCTCGCGAATGAGATCAAGCTGTTTGCTTTGTTGATCGGAAAACAACGCCCGCCATACGTCGCTCCATGTCGTATCGGCGACGCCGACTCGCATCGAGCCAAACCAAACGGCGACAAGCAGGCCAAGCGACAGAAAAAACATATAACGAAACGGCCAACGCCGGCGGTCTGCGTCCATTGGTGACTCCCCCTTTGACACAAAGAAGGACGGGACATTCACTGCCCATGAACGCCCCGTCTCGTCGTTATTGGCCTAAAAAATGTTTTTTAAAGAAATCGAGTTGGTAGTCTAACGTAATCGGGTCGTTGAAATAAAATGCCTTCGCATCGGCGACAAACATATGGCCGTTTTTGACAGCAGGGATGTTTTTGAACGTGTTCGTTTCCATAAACGATGTGTCGCCGTCGTGGTTTTTGCTTAAGATGAGATAATCGCCGACAAACTGCGGGAGCGCCTCAAGGGAAACGGCATAGTAGCCCGGTTTGAGCGCCTGTTCTTCTACAGCTTTTGGCATTTTCAGCTTCATTTCTTGATACAAAATCTCAGTGCCGCGCGCCCAGTTGTTGCCGAACACATACAGCTGCTTATCAAAGTTTTCGACTACAGTGACGGTCGCGTTTTCGCCAATTTTGGCCCGGATTTCTTCCCCGGCTTGTTGCGCCCGTTGTTTGAAATCGTCGATCCACGCTTTCGCTTCTTTTTCTTTATTCAACAGTTTCCCGATTTCCAAAAACTGTGTCAAATAATCGACTTTGCCGTATGTAAAGGTGACGGTCGGCGCGATTTTGCTTAATTTGTGGACGTTTTTCGTATTGGATAATCCGATGATTAAGTCCGGTTTTAACGCCATAATTTTTTCAATGTCTTCATCGGTCACGACTTCGGCATCTTTCAGTTTTTCTTGAAAAAGCGGGCTCATTTTCGACCACGAATCCACGCCAACAACGGGGACGTCCAAGGCCAGCACATGTCCGGCAAACGTCGATAAGACGACGACGCGCTTCGGATTAGCCGGCACTTCCACCGGTCCGTTTTCCGATTGGTATGTAATCGTTTCTGTCTTTTTTTCTTTTGGTGAAGCGCTGTTGTTCTTTTGATCGTCCGCCGCGTTGCCGCATGCGCTTAGCACAAGCGCGAACATCAGCAACAATGCAAGCCATGTTTTCCTCATGATGAATAAACCTCCCTGAGCAATTGATAAGTGAAGCAAATTGGTTTGTTCGTCCGCGGGTCGCGGCCGATGTCGGCGTCGATGCCGAACACGTCGCGGAGCACTTCGCGGCAGATAACGTCTTCGCTCCGCCCGGACTTGATGATGGCTCCTGCTTTCATAGCGATGATATAGTCGGCAAAGCGGGCCGCCTGGTTGATGTCATGAAGCACCATGACGATCGTCCGCCCTTCTTCTTGGTTCAGCCGCTCAAGCAGCTCGAGCACCTCAAGCTGATGGGCGATGTCCAAATACGTCGTCGGTTCATCCAAAAAGATGATGTCGGTCTCTTGAGCGAGCGCCATGGCGATCCAGACGCGCTGCCGCTGCCCGCCCGAGAGCGCATCGACCGGCCGGTGCTTTAAGTCGGCCGTTTTGGTGACGTCAAGCGCCCAGTCAATCGCTTCATAATCCCGCTTTGTCAGCCGTCCGAATCCTTTTTGATACGGAAAGCGGCCGTACGAGACGAGCTCAGCGACCGTTAATCCGCTTGTCGCTTCCGGCGTCTGCGGCAAAATGGCCATTTTTTTCGCCAGCTCTTTCGTCGGTTGCTGGGAAATGGCTTGACCGTCTAAAATGACCGCGCCCGATTGTGGGGAAATGATGCGCGTCAACGTCTTGAGCAGCGTCGACTTGCCGCACCCGTTCGGCCCGATAATGGCAGTGATTTGCCGATCGGGAATGCGGACGGACAATCGTTCAAAAATCGTCCGGTCGTCATAGCGGACGGTGAGCTCCTCGGCATACAAGCGAACCATGCGGCCACCTCCTTTTGGACTAAGAAAATGAAAATCACTATCATTAACAATCTTTATTATAACGAAATTCTTAAAAAAGACAATGAATTTTCTCATCGAAAAAACAAGTTTTATTTACCGGGCGCCGGCGATGGCGCATGTGATCGCCATTGCCCGCCAGGCGGCGGCCGTGGATGTCACCGTGCTTTTGACCGGAGAGTCGGGCGTCGGAAAGGAAGAGTTAGCGAACTTCATCTGGAAGCAGAGCGCGCGCAGCGGCCGTCCGTTTGTGAAGGTAAACTGCGGGGCGATTCCGGAGACGATGATGGAGTCCGAGCTGTTCGGCTATGAGCCCGGGGCGTTCACCGGTGCGGCGAAAAAAGGAAAAAAGGGTTACTTTGAACAGGCGGATGGCGGGACGATTTTTCTCGATGAAATTAGCGAAATCCCGCTCCACCTGCAAGTAAAACTCCTTCGTGTGCTTCAGTCGATGGAAATTATGCGCTTGGGGGCTGAGGCGCCCAAACGGATCGATGTCCGCATCATCGCCGCAACGAACAAACCGCTTGAAGAGCTGGTCGCCGCCGGGCGGTTCAGAGCTGATTTGTTTTACCGGCTGAACGTCATGCCGATCGCCATTCCGCCGTTGCGCGACCGGAAGGAAGACATCCCGCTGTTGGTCGACCATTATCGAAAGCGGTTTGCTAAAAAGTATCAAAAACAGCTCGTGTTCACCGACAGGGCGCTTGCGATGATGATGGACTACCATTGGCCTGGCAACGTCCGCGAGCTCGTCAACGCCATTGAGCGCATGTTTGTAACGTCTGCCGCGCCCGTCGTCGACGAAGATCACGTGGCGAAATGGCTTCATCTTGAGCCGCCGACGGCTGCCGATCCGGTGTCAGTCAGCGAGGTCGTTCCGCTCAAACAAGCGGTGGCGGACGTCGAGCGCCAGCTCATCATCAAAGCGCTTCATCATGCGCGCACGTA is a window from the Geobacillus stearothermophilus ATCC 12980 genome containing:
- a CDS encoding sigma-54 interaction domain-containing protein, with product MNRDMETLLSMYEQILEMIDLGVHAVDQHGKTVIYNRKMRDIEGMNIEDVLDKNILDVFRFNPEQPSTLLEALRTGESILNKQQTYFNNKGQAVTTVNQTHPLQKDGRIIGAVEIAKDITKFRKLIQEHHQRKEAGRTFADIIGQSEAMQKAIRLARHAARSEASVLLIGEKGTGKDLLASCIHYESERRAKPFFAQTCLSLPDDWMETMLFGSEEDGEIQPGLFEQADGGTVLLDDIDSLSLPLQQKLARFLQEKQFVRAHGQEPVRADVRLIASTSGDPIDAVQNGELIKSLYYQIAVHCIVLPPLRERKEDILPLAIHFIRQGNERYGLHVEGLGDDVQEAFLAYSWPGNVRELEAVMLETMATMEQEQTITLAHLPAPFRAKLAPDEAKTDFLFDTEDMLPLDKYMEEVEIYYIRKALQHHGFNITKTAKALGLSRQNLQYRIRKYQIDKEWG
- a CDS encoding ornithine--oxo-acid transaminase, yielding MATKSEQLIEQTERYGARNYHPLPIVISEAEGVWVKDPEGNRYMDMLSAYSAVNQGHRHPKIVEALKRQADRVTLTSRAFHNDQLGPWYEKVCRLTKKEMVLPMNTGAEAVETALKAARRWAYDVKGVPDNQAEIIVCEGNFHGRTLAAVSLSSEPAYKRGFGPLLPGVKIIPYGDIEALKAAMTPNTAAFLVEPIQGEAGIRIPPQGFLKAAYDVCKEHNVLFIADEIQTGLGRTGKLFACDWENVVPDMYILGKALGGGVFPISCVVANRDILSVFEPGSHGSTFGGNPLACAVSIAALEVIEEERLAERSLELGEYFLAKLKQIENKDIKEIRGRGLFIGVELHGPARPYCETLKEQGLLCKETHETVIRFAPPLIITKEELDWAIERIVKVLSQPAAV
- a CDS encoding FecCD family ABC transporter permease; the encoded protein is MDADRRRWPFRYMFFLSLGLLVAVWFGSMRVGVADTTWSDVWRALFSDQQSKQLDLIRELRLPRETAAAFVGAGLAVAGAIMQGVTRNPLADPGLLGLTAGANAALAMTMAFFPSAHYLLITVACLLGAAAGAGAVFGIGAARKGGFSPLRIVLAGSAVSTLLFAIAEGIGLYFHISKDVSMWTSGGVAGASWKQLSVVIPLITTGLAIAAWYSRQLTILSLSEDVAVGVGQKTTTVKTWLFFAVFLLTGASVAIAGNITFIGLMVPHLVRAIAGADYRFVIPLSATVGASAMVLADTAARTVNAPFETPVAAIIAVIGLPFFLFVVRKQGRGFS
- a CDS encoding iron-hydroxamate ABC transporter substrate-binding protein, which encodes MRKTWLALLLMFALVLSACGNAADDQKNNSASPKEKKTETITYQSENGPVEVPANPKRVVVLSTFAGHVLALDVPVVGVDSWSKMSPLFQEKLKDAEVVTDEDIEKIMALKPDLIIGLSNTKNVHKLSKIAPTVTFTYGKVDYLTQFLEIGKLLNKEKEAKAWIDDFKQRAQQAGEEIRAKIGENATVTVVENFDKQLYVFGNNWARGTEILYQEMKLKMPKAVEEQALKPGYYAVSLEALPQFVGDYLILSKNHDGDTSFMETNTFKNIPAVKNGHMFVADAKAFYFNDPITLDYQLDFFKKHFLGQ
- the pruA gene encoding L-glutamate gamma-semialdehyde dehydrogenase, with product MVQPYRHEPLTDFTVEANREAFLAALKKVESELGRDYPLVIGGERVMTEDKITSINPANKAEVIGRVAKATKELAERAMKTADEAFRTWSRTSPEARADILFRAAAIVRRRKHEFSAWLVKEAGKPWREADADTAEAIDFMEYYGRQMLKLKDGIPVESRPGETNRFFYIPLGVGVVISPWNFPFAIMAGTTVASLVTGNTVLLKPASATPVVAYKFVEVLEEAGLPAGVLNYIPGSGAEVGDYLVDHPRTRFISFTGSRDVGIRIYERAAKVHPGQIWLKRVIAEMGGKDGIIVDKEADLELAAQSIVASAFGYSGQKCSACSRAIIVEDVYDQVLNRVVELTKQLNVGDPAEQATFMGPVIDQGAYNKIMEYIEIGKQEGRLMTGGEGDDSKGFFIQPTVFADVDPNARIMQEEIFGPVVAFAKARDFDHALEIANNTEYGLTGAVISRNRANLEKARHEFHVGNLYFNRGCTGAIVGYHPFGGFNMSGTDSKAGGPDYLILHMQAKTVSEMF
- a CDS encoding FecCD family ABC transporter permease — protein: MRKKSFSLFAVLALLIAATAAVALSTGDAPLSYNRIVPTLLGYGSMEEEFILFSLRLPRLFITLLAGMALALSGAVLQGLTRNDLADPGVLGINAGAGAGVALFFLFFPIEAGTFLYALPLVAFTGAILTAVAIYAISYKKTTGLQPVPFILTGVGMSMALSGLMIVLISAADRTKVDFIARWLSGNIWGDDWPFIWAVLPWLAAGTLVALYRAKHLNILHLGDPVSIGVGVHVRRERLVLMTTAIAVAAAAVSVTGSISFIGLMAPHIAKSIVGPRHERVIPASMLIGGWLLLAADTIGRNVLAEPLPAGVIVSLIGAPYFIYLLLKR
- a CDS encoding ABC transporter ATP-binding protein, translating into MVRLYAEELTVRYDDRTIFERLSVRIPDRQITAIIGPNGCGKSTLLKTLTRIISPQSGAVILDGQAISQQPTKELAKKMAILPQTPEATSGLTVAELVSYGRFPYQKGFGRLTKRDYEAIDWALDVTKTADLKHRPVDALSGGQRQRVWIAMALAQETDIIFLDEPTTYLDIAHQLEVLELLERLNQEEGRTIVMVLHDINQAARFADYIIAMKAGAIIKSGRSEDVICREVLRDVFGIDADIGRDPRTNKPICFTYQLLREVYSS
- a CDS encoding DedA family protein, with protein sequence MQAWITDFMEQFGYIGIFLMIALENIFPPIPSEVILPFGGFMTTYTSLTVPGVIVAATAGSIVGAIVLYGIGRLLSVERLERIVDRWGGWLRVKPEDIAKANRTFHRYGVWAVFFGRMIPLVRSLISIPAGMAKMNIGLFVWLSVLGTLIWNTILISVGAALGQSWGKVSDVIGAYADVVYIIIAIVIVVAVVRFWKRRRVL
- a CDS encoding DinB family protein — encoded protein: MLEHPYLIETSIAAMIAHTLKHGESQPVEEKPIHLTVDRSKKVEAPDFARPDNRFFTRHELEEKLHQSRQRLRQITEQANPADLEAKSFPHPIFGPLNLKQWVEFVGYHEQRHLAQIEEIKAQLP